From a single Candidatus Cetobacterium colombiensis genomic region:
- a CDS encoding iron-containing alcohol dehydrogenase: MKNFIYDVPTRILFGQGQVSNLGKEVKKHASKVLLLYGKNSIKQSGLYDEVIKYLSEENIDIIELSGVDPNPRIETVRKGADLCRKFNLELVLAVGGGSTIDCAKAIAAQAKYHGDVWKDLYVDKKVNLLTSALPVASILTLAATGSEMNGNTVISNPAENLKLGLGSSILRPVFSILDPTYTFSVNKYQTAAGIVDIMSHLFEQYFSPDKKGYLQARVMEGLLKTVIHYGPIAFENPTDYEARANIMWASSLSLNGLTSVGKESTDWATHAMEHELSAKYDITHGVGLGILTPYWMEYVLDIENVHRFVEYANNVWGIFGEDDFEVARKVIRKTREFFDSLDIPSTLTDINIDSSKFEDMATGATRLGTIGTMKKLNYADVLEILTMSL, translated from the coding sequence ATGAAAAATTTTATTTACGATGTTCCAACAAGAATTTTATTTGGTCAAGGTCAAGTTTCAAATTTAGGAAAAGAGGTAAAAAAGCATGCTTCTAAAGTTTTATTACTTTATGGAAAAAATAGTATTAAACAAAGTGGATTGTATGATGAAGTTATAAAATATCTTTCAGAAGAAAATATAGATATTATAGAACTTTCTGGTGTTGATCCTAATCCTAGAATTGAAACAGTTAGAAAAGGAGCTGATCTTTGTAGAAAGTTCAATTTAGAATTAGTTTTAGCTGTTGGCGGTGGAAGTACAATTGATTGTGCTAAAGCTATTGCTGCACAAGCTAAATATCATGGGGATGTTTGGAAAGATCTTTATGTGGATAAAAAGGTTAATCTTTTAACATCTGCCTTACCTGTGGCTTCTATTTTAACTCTTGCTGCTACAGGAAGTGAAATGAATGGAAATACAGTTATCTCTAATCCTGCTGAAAATTTAAAACTTGGACTAGGAAGTTCAATTTTAAGACCTGTTTTTTCAATACTTGATCCAACATATACTTTTTCTGTAAATAAATACCAAACTGCAGCTGGAATAGTAGATATTATGAGTCATCTTTTTGAGCAATATTTTTCTCCTGATAAAAAAGGTTATTTACAAGCTCGAGTTATGGAGGGGCTTTTAAAAACAGTTATTCATTATGGACCAATTGCATTTGAAAATCCAACTGATTATGAAGCTCGTGCTAACATTATGTGGGCTAGTTCTCTCTCTTTAAATGGATTAACTTCTGTTGGAAAAGAGTCTACAGATTGGGCTACACATGCAATGGAGCATGAATTGAGTGCAAAATACGATATAACTCATGGTGTGGGTTTAGGAATTTTAACACCCTATTGGATGGAGTATGTTCTTGATATAGAAAATGTTCATAGATTTGTTGAATATGCAAATAATGTATGGGGTATTTTTGGAGAAGATGATTTTGAAGTAGCTCGAAAGGTTATTAGAAAAACAAGAGAGTTTTTTGATTCTTTAGATATTCCTTCAACATTAACAGATATCAATATTGATAGTTCAAAATTTGAAGATATGGCAACAGGTGCTACAAGATTAGGAACAATTGGAACTATGAAAAAATTAAATTATGCTGATGTTTTAGAAATTTTAACTATGTCTTTATAA
- a CDS encoding VanZ family protein: MKRENIFKILSFILMGTIFWFSHQNGEESLKQSNFILQYIKDLLSLFNLDVRKLAHFTIYFLLGSCYFLSFKNLSKKEVLISILLTFLYACSDEYHQSFVPGRGPAFKDVLIDTSGGTLGIISLKVYNLFNKRPIIKYN, from the coding sequence ATGAAAAGAGAAAATATTTTTAAAATATTATCTTTTATTTTAATGGGAACAATTTTTTGGTTTTCACATCAAAATGGAGAGGAATCCTTAAAACAATCAAATTTTATATTACAGTATATAAAAGACTTGTTATCATTATTCAATTTAGATGTAAGAAAGTTAGCTCATTTTACAATATATTTTCTATTGGGAAGTTGCTATTTTTTAAGCTTCAAAAATCTTAGTAAAAAAGAGGTTTTAATTTCAATTTTATTAACATTTTTATATGCTTGTTCAGATGAATATCACCAGAGTTTTGTTCCAGGAAGAGGGCCAGCATTTAAAGATGTTTTAATAGATACATCTGGAGGGACTTTAGGAATCATTTCATTAAAAGTTTATAACCTTTTCAATAAAAGACCTATAATTAAATATAATTAG
- a CDS encoding Crp/Fnr family transcriptional regulator, with protein MKKIDKYITSFNLDDILIKEVQEKLLIKHFKKGEYILEAHKGANSIYFIVEGTVEVSCILDNGNQICLNVLKPLEIFGDIEYINKEEVLFDVVAKSNVVVLLLPFQVAREHLSDNINFWKFLAIEGNKKLLNTNRAIFYKSTLKAKDIFLKYVEDNNGEITFKSLDELSGRLNISYRNLTRIIAFYTKNGTIIKDRNSIKIL; from the coding sequence ATGAAAAAAATAGATAAATACATAACTTCCTTTAATTTAGACGATATTTTAATTAAAGAAGTTCAAGAAAAATTATTGATAAAACATTTTAAAAAAGGTGAATATATTTTAGAAGCTCACAAAGGAGCCAATAGTATTTATTTTATTGTAGAAGGCACTGTTGAAGTTTCTTGTATTTTAGATAATGGAAATCAAATTTGTTTAAATGTTTTAAAGCCTTTAGAAATTTTTGGAGATATAGAATATATAAATAAAGAGGAAGTTTTATTTGACGTGGTAGCTAAAAGTAATGTAGTTGTTCTTTTACTACCTTTTCAAGTTGCAAGAGAGCATTTAAGTGATAATATAAATTTTTGGAAATTTTTAGCTATTGAAGGAAATAAAAAGTTATTAAATACAAATAGAGCAATTTTTTATAAAAGTACTTTAAAAGCTAAAGATATTTTTCTAAAATATGTTGAAGATAATAATGGCGAAATAACTTTTAAATCTCTAGATGAACTTTCTGGAAGATTAAATATAAGCTACAGAAATCTTACAAGAATTATTGCTTTTTATACTAAAAATGGTACCATAATTAAAGATAGAAACTCTATTAAAATTTTATAG
- the pelF gene encoding GT4 family glycosyltransferase PelF, producing MARVCLICEGSYPYVVGGVSSWIQDLVKSNEEHEFSIVCIIPNLEFAKVKYEIPKNIIGIKNIILDKNYEISPFKVFKNKIEFKKFQEDIKKILNFKNNNSKEIMEVIEKISNKKYGNSLEIIINKSFWNSLIEYYEENYKEVGFNTFYWTYRNIFLNLISLAQEEMPLADIYHPVATGYSGYLSVLAKLKNKGSLVLTEHGIYPREREEEVIGAKWIEKDFKRIWIDFFYFLSRVTYDECDKIISLFHYNRELQVENGAERKKCEVIPNGIDLDIYLKIKYEKRDGFNIGSVLRVVPIKDVKMMLKGFKMALSRLKDTKMYLIGPTEENEEYYKECLELVKNLQLEEYVIFTGRTDVKEYYKFLDVLMLTSISEGQPLSILEGLASGIPFIATDVGNCREILTEKEEGEAGIIVPPTSYADLGEAIVSFYQNREKIKDMGKIGREIVKKYYSKKQFIDAYKKIYKELGEQYGGNRI from the coding sequence ATGGCAAGAGTCTGTCTAATTTGTGAGGGATCTTATCCATATGTTGTAGGAGGAGTTTCCTCTTGGATTCAAGATTTAGTTAAGTCTAATGAGGAGCACGAGTTTTCAATAGTTTGTATTATACCAAATTTAGAGTTTGCAAAAGTAAAATATGAAATTCCTAAAAATATTATTGGGATAAAAAATATTATTTTGGACAAGAATTATGAAATTTCTCCTTTTAAAGTTTTTAAAAATAAAATAGAGTTTAAAAAATTTCAAGAGGATATAAAGAAAATTTTAAATTTTAAAAATAATAATTCAAAGGAAATAATGGAGGTAATTGAAAAAATTTCAAATAAAAAATATGGTAATTCTTTAGAGATAATAATAAATAAAAGTTTTTGGAACAGTTTAATAGAATATTATGAAGAGAATTATAAAGAAGTGGGATTTAATACATTTTATTGGACATATAGAAATATATTTTTGAATTTAATATCATTAGCTCAAGAAGAAATGCCATTAGCTGATATCTATCATCCTGTTGCAACTGGATATTCAGGATATTTATCTGTTTTAGCAAAATTAAAAAATAAAGGATCCCTAGTTTTAACAGAACATGGAATTTATCCAAGGGAAAGAGAGGAAGAAGTTATTGGTGCTAAATGGATTGAAAAAGATTTTAAGAGAATTTGGATTGATTTTTTTTATTTTTTATCAAGAGTGACTTATGATGAATGTGACAAAATAATCTCTTTATTTCATTATAACCGTGAATTACAAGTTGAAAATGGAGCAGAGAGAAAAAAATGTGAAGTGATTCCAAATGGAATTGATTTGGATATTTATTTAAAAATAAAATATGAAAAAAGAGATGGATTTAATATTGGATCAGTTTTGAGAGTTGTACCAATAAAAGATGTAAAAATGATGTTAAAAGGATTTAAAATGGCTTTATCTCGTTTAAAAGATACAAAGATGTATTTAATAGGACCAACTGAAGAAAATGAAGAGTACTACAAAGAGTGTTTGGAGTTAGTAAAAAATCTACAATTAGAGGAATATGTTATTTTTACAGGAAGAACTGATGTAAAAGAATATTATAAATTTTTGGATGTATTGATGTTAACTTCAATATCAGAAGGACAACCACTTAGTATATTAGAAGGTTTAGCTTCAGGAATTCCATTTATAGCGACGGATGTAGGCAACTGTAGAGAAATATTAACAGAAAAGGAGGAGGGAGAAGCTGGAATAATTGTTCCTCCCACTTCTTATGCAGATTTAGGAGAAGCTATAGTTTCTTTTTATCAAAATAGAGAAAAAATTAAAGATATGGGTAAAATTGGAAGAGAAATTGTAAAAAAATATTATTCTAAAAAACAATTTATTGATGCTTATAAAAAAATATATAAAGAGTTAGGAGAACAATATGGCGGGAATAGGATTTGA
- a CDS encoding FAD-binding protein, with the protein MKVNRCNVAVLLASLMLVACGTKEKSIIGKGNGFSGDIKVNVITKGEKIENIELVSDNETSHIMSRAFPILKERILKAQSPIVDSVSGATYTSLGVKRAVAAALKEGGKDFGRITIKTAAPEQPVAYLEPVTTDLVIVGGGPAGLAAAISAKEAGLNNIILIEKLDILSGNGKYDMNFYDLINSEAEKKAGVEDSVEKLIADNTNWMDTPERTKAQAEGAFKLDAWLRNMGVKLNHYYGKRGHMAEKDAYAGEEVQNGMEDKAKSLGIDIRTGTKGTDFVIEDGVIKGVKVQNGNNFYEIKAKAIVMATGGFSANKELLAKYSPGTEKLQTSNQLGATGDFIPVFEENNIKLANLEELNLFPFIVRNTRDLTGGGDGFMLVNSNGERFLNENISKDNRFKAAQTILAQPEGKAFYIYDEALYQSSYRLQKHTAKGYHVKADTLEELAQKLGIPSENLVTTRDQFNKAIRGEEKDPFREKPFKREFKIEGPFYGVQVESAVHMTRGGVVANENTQVIDTEGKVVPGLFAAGEVTNSSAAYSAAVIFGRIAGENAVKFINQQ; encoded by the coding sequence ATGAAAGTAAATAGGTGCAACGTAGCAGTTCTTCTAGCAAGTTTAATGTTAGTAGCTTGCGGAACAAAAGAAAAATCTATTATAGGAAAAGGAAATGGTTTTTCTGGAGATATTAAAGTAAATGTTATAACAAAAGGAGAAAAAATAGAAAATATTGAATTAGTTTCAGATAATGAAACATCTCATATTATGTCAAGAGCGTTTCCAATTTTAAAAGAGAGAATTTTAAAAGCTCAATCTCCAATTGTGGATAGCGTATCAGGAGCCACATATACATCTTTAGGAGTAAAAAGAGCAGTAGCAGCAGCTCTTAAAGAGGGTGGAAAAGATTTTGGAAGAATAACAATAAAAACAGCCGCTCCAGAACAACCAGTAGCTTATTTAGAACCAGTAACAACTGATTTAGTAATTGTTGGTGGAGGACCAGCAGGTTTAGCAGCAGCGATATCTGCAAAAGAAGCTGGATTAAATAATATAATATTAATTGAAAAATTAGATATATTAAGTGGTAATGGAAAATATGATATGAACTTTTATGACTTAATAAATTCTGAGGCAGAAAAGAAAGCAGGAGTGGAAGATTCAGTTGAAAAACTAATAGCTGATAATACAAATTGGATGGATACTCCAGAAAGAACTAAAGCTCAAGCTGAAGGAGCATTTAAATTGGATGCTTGGTTAAGAAATATGGGTGTAAAATTAAATCACTATTATGGAAAAAGAGGGCATATGGCTGAAAAAGATGCCTATGCAGGAGAAGAAGTGCAAAATGGAATGGAAGATAAAGCTAAAAGCTTAGGTATTGATATAAGAACAGGGACTAAAGGTACTGATTTTGTAATAGAGGATGGAGTTATAAAAGGAGTTAAAGTACAAAATGGAAATAACTTCTATGAAATAAAAGCGAAGGCTATTGTAATGGCAACAGGAGGGTTCTCTGCAAACAAAGAGTTACTTGCTAAATATTCTCCTGGAACAGAAAAGTTACAAACTTCAAATCAGCTTGGAGCAACAGGAGACTTTATTCCTGTATTTGAGGAAAATAACATTAAGTTAGCTAACTTAGAAGAGTTAAACTTATTCCCATTCATAGTTAGAAATACAAGAGATTTAACTGGTGGTGGAGATGGGTTTATGTTAGTTAATTCAAATGGAGAAAGATTCTTAAATGAAAATATTTCTAAAGACAATAGATTTAAAGCAGCTCAAACAATACTAGCTCAACCAGAAGGAAAAGCGTTTTACATATATGATGAAGCTCTTTATCAATCAAGTTATCGTTTACAAAAACATACTGCTAAGGGTTATCATGTAAAAGCTGATACATTAGAAGAGTTAGCTCAAAAATTAGGAATACCTAGTGAAAATTTAGTAACTACAAGAGATCAATTTAATAAAGCTATTCGTGGAGAAGAAAAAGATCCATTTAGAGAAAAGCCATTTAAAAGAGAGTTTAAAATAGAAGGACCGTTTTATGGAGTTCAAGTTGAATCGGCAGTTCATATGACTAGAGGTGGAGTAGTTGCAAATGAAAATACCCAGGTTATAGATACAGAAGGAAAAGTGGTTCCAGGACTATTTGCTGCAGGAGAGGTTACTAATAGTAGTGCTGCTTATAGTGCTGCAGTAATATTCGGGCGTATAGCAGGAGAAAATGCAGTAAAGTTTATAAATCAACAGTAA
- a CDS encoding GGDEF domain-containing protein encodes MFENKLLDNLTIGILVLDAAFKVKYLNKRMKNILKIEKIDFSKLEVLLKNLNFTFNGKFRVKSSKIQIDKKIFFQLEFHENPETSTNKFVAMLDTIQDFIFYLDSEGKIEYFNKAYENHLGKAYLEIIGEKESKFYPDDMAIKCDQNNEIALKLGNFYEEEYFYGKWYQTFKSRVNLGNNEYGIFGMVKDITDSKKKVIDLSEKVYKDALTGIYNRNFYEEKITDIFKNKKEQIYSMLLIDIDKFKNINDFNGHDVGDWVLKRLCNILKRNVRQSNDFIIRLGGDEILIIIEGEKDNLEKILNRIEKDILLENSSNDLKFTISIGIGERKKCETLDSLYKRVDVELYKNKNRGK; translated from the coding sequence ATGTTTGAAAATAAATTATTAGACAATCTAACAATCGGGATACTAGTTTTAGATGCAGCATTTAAAGTTAAGTATCTAAATAAAAGAATGAAAAATATATTAAAAATAGAAAAGATAGATTTTTCCAAATTAGAGGTTTTATTAAAAAATTTAAATTTTACCTTTAATGGAAAGTTTAGAGTAAAAAGTTCTAAAATACAAATAGATAAAAAGATATTTTTTCAATTGGAGTTTCATGAAAATCCTGAAACTTCTACAAATAAATTCGTTGCTATGTTAGATACCATTCAAGACTTTATATTTTATTTAGATTCAGAAGGAAAAATAGAGTATTTTAACAAGGCATATGAAAATCATTTGGGGAAAGCATATTTAGAAATAATAGGAGAGAAAGAAAGTAAGTTTTATCCTGATGATATGGCAATAAAATGTGACCAAAATAATGAAATTGCATTGAAATTAGGAAACTTCTATGAAGAAGAATATTTTTATGGAAAATGGTATCAAACTTTTAAATCACGAGTAAATTTAGGTAACAATGAATATGGAATTTTTGGAATGGTTAAAGATATTACAGATTCTAAAAAGAAAGTCATAGATTTAAGTGAAAAAGTCTATAAAGATGCATTAACAGGAATATATAATCGTAATTTTTATGAAGAAAAAATAACTGATATTTTTAAAAATAAAAAAGAACAAATTTATTCGATGCTTCTTATAGATATTGATAAATTTAAAAATATTAATGATTTTAATGGACATGATGTAGGGGATTGGGTCTTAAAAAGATTATGTAATATTTTAAAAAGAAATGTAAGACAAAGTAATGATTTTATAATAAGACTTGGTGGAGATGAAATACTAATAATTATTGAAGGAGAAAAAGATAACTTAGAAAAAATTTTAAATAGAATAGAAAAAGATATCTTACTTGAAAATTCGTCGAATGACTTAAAGTTTACTATTAGTATTGGAATAGGAGAGCGAAAAAAATGTGAAACATTAGATTCGTTATATAAAAGAGTCGATGTGGAACTATATAAAAATAAAAATAGGGGGAAATGA
- the pelG gene encoding exopolysaccharide Pel transporter PelG encodes MAGIGFELKNLFSDENSTFEDIKAIAYSALIGVGPWLITVLTLNILMFVGKQYINLRSERNLFMTAIVYSFIFSQLLTGTIQYLITRFVSDCIYSGEQKKLRATYIGAIKFITLIAFFLGTLYLKNNNLPWFFNYTLIILFCFLSCIWVSMNFISVIKNYTYSIICYLSGNVVAILMGVYLLKYLENQFFKSNLAFSIILSYTVGIGVTFLMLYSYLINIFENSKESEFEFLKAFKRYSSLSFIGIFFNFAMWAHIFINWIYGNSYMVGGVFLSSPLYEIAVFYSFFLTIPTMVYFLVFMETKFFPNYKRYYALLILNGNLEEINDERIKMIKILKEEIYYIMELQFFISFSVALLSKIIFLNFGMDLYLLDLFRIMIFAAYCTVFISVYITIFLYFDSRKEAIIVSLLFFLLSVSLSMITSFLGDQYSGLGFFGAAFITLIFSEVTLDKISKNLNYITFYKQNFTFNINAPLIEKIEIILNKRILLPIIVITILLLSGCSSSHTKDGFNIKTKRNWNTMSYYNKQGYNFDGYNQEGLNSRGFTKEGWNTYTDSPYDYFNFDYAGINSDTGKEIDERGFDYTGHNRITNSKYDKRGFDFQGLNSETKTEYDKAGWTWYGLNKNTNTYYDKEGYNIEGFNENGYNRQGFDSKGNKPPKEELEQLENDFEEEIYDKEGYDKNGYDENGVNREGFNRKGVFVGDGY; translated from the coding sequence ATGGCGGGAATAGGATTTGAATTAAAAAATTTATTTTCAGATGAAAATAGTACTTTTGAAGACATAAAGGCTATAGCTTATTCAGCTCTTATAGGAGTAGGGCCATGGTTAATAACAGTACTTACTTTAAATATACTTATGTTTGTAGGTAAACAATACATTAATCTAAGAAGCGAAAGAAACTTATTTATGACAGCAATAGTTTATTCATTTATATTTTCACAGTTATTAACAGGGACAATTCAGTATTTAATAACAAGATTTGTATCTGATTGTATTTATTCAGGAGAACAAAAAAAATTAAGAGCTACTTATATAGGGGCTATAAAATTTATAACACTTATAGCTTTTTTTCTAGGGACATTGTATTTAAAAAATAATAACTTACCTTGGTTTTTTAACTATACATTGATAATTTTATTTTGTTTTTTATCATGTATTTGGGTAAGTATGAATTTTATATCTGTTATAAAAAATTATACATATTCAATAATTTGTTATTTAAGTGGTAATGTGGTGGCTATTTTAATGGGAGTATATTTATTAAAATATTTAGAAAATCAATTTTTTAAGAGTAATTTAGCGTTTTCAATAATTTTGTCTTATACAGTTGGAATTGGAGTAACATTTTTAATGCTATATTCGTATTTAATAAATATTTTTGAAAATTCTAAAGAGAGTGAATTCGAGTTTTTAAAAGCCTTTAAAAGATATTCTTCGTTGAGTTTTATTGGAATATTTTTTAACTTTGCCATGTGGGCTCATATATTTATAAATTGGATATATGGTAATTCTTATATGGTTGGCGGAGTATTTTTAAGTTCACCTCTTTATGAAATAGCTGTATTTTATTCGTTTTTTTTAACGATTCCAACAATGGTATATTTCTTAGTTTTTATGGAAACTAAGTTTTTTCCAAATTATAAAAGATACTATGCACTATTAATATTAAATGGAAATTTAGAAGAGATAAATGATGAAAGAATTAAAATGATTAAAATTTTAAAAGAAGAGATTTATTATATTATGGAATTACAGTTTTTTATTTCATTTTCAGTAGCTTTACTGTCTAAAATTATATTTCTCAATTTTGGAATGGATTTATATTTGTTAGATTTATTTAGAATCATGATATTTGCTGCCTATTGCACAGTTTTTATATCTGTTTATATAACAATTTTTTTATATTTTGATTCAAGAAAAGAAGCCATTATAGTTTCTCTTTTATTTTTTTTACTGAGTGTATCATTATCTATGATTACATCTTTTTTAGGAGATCAGTATAGCGGTTTGGGGTTCTTTGGAGCGGCATTTATAACATTAATATTTTCTGAAGTTACCCTAGATAAAATATCTAAAAATTTAAATTATATAACTTTTTATAAGCAAAATTTTACTTTTAATATAAATGCACCTTTAATAGAAAAAATAGAAATTATTTTGAATAAAAGAATTTTACTACCAATTATAGTTATAACTATTTTATTGTTAAGTGGATGTTCAAGTAGTCATACTAAAGATGGATTTAACATAAAAACAAAAAGAAATTGGAATACAATGAGTTATTACAATAAACAAGGTTATAATTTTGATGGATATAACCAGGAAGGTCTAAATTCTCGTGGTTTTACTAAGGAGGGATGGAATACGTATACAGATTCTCCTTATGATTATTTTAATTTTGATTATGCTGGTATAAATAGTGATACTGGAAAAGAAATTGATGAAAGAGGATTTGATTATACAGGACATAATAGAATCACCAATTCAAAATATGATAAAAGAGGATTTGATTTTCAAGGGTTAAATAGTGAAACTAAAACTGAATATGACAAAGCTGGTTGGACATGGTATGGTTTAAATAAAAATACAAATACATATTATGATAAAGAAGGTTACAATATTGAAGGTTTTAATGAAAATGGCTACAATAGACAAGGATTTGATTCAAAAGGAAATAAGCCTCCTAAAGAAGAATTAGAACAATTAGAAAATGATTTCGAAGAAGAAATATATGATAAAGAAGGATACGATAAAAATGGATATGATGAAAACGGGGTAAATCGTGAAGGATTTAATAGAAAGGGGGTTTTTGTAGGAGATGGATATTAA
- the deoC gene encoding deoxyribose-phosphate aldolase, translating into MNLSKYIDHTVLKATTEPKDILKLCKEAKEHNFFSVCVNGCYVELAAKELKGSDVKVCAVIGFPLGAMSTKSKVFEAKTCIEDGASEIDMVINIGMLKAGETEYVKNEIAAIKEAIGTNVLKVIIENCYLTDEEKKIATQLCLDANADFVKTSTGFGTGGATFEDIALMKEIVGDKAELKAAGGVRDLATAEKYISLGVTRLGTSSGVELVTTGTADPNKY; encoded by the coding sequence ATGAATTTAAGCAAATATATTGATCACACAGTATTAAAGGCTACAACAGAACCAAAGGATATTTTAAAATTATGTAAGGAAGCTAAAGAGCATAACTTTTTCTCAGTTTGTGTAAATGGTTGTTATGTAGAATTAGCAGCTAAAGAGTTAAAAGGATCAGACGTAAAAGTTTGTGCTGTAATTGGATTTCCTTTAGGAGCTATGTCAACAAAGTCAAAAGTATTTGAAGCTAAGACTTGTATTGAAGACGGAGCATCTGAAATTGATATGGTTATCAATATCGGTATGTTAAAAGCTGGAGAAACAGAGTATGTAAAAAATGAAATTGCAGCTATAAAAGAGGCTATAGGAACAAACGTATTAAAAGTTATAATTGAAAATTGTTATTTAACTGACGAAGAGAAAAAAATCGCTACTCAATTATGTTTAGATGCAAATGCTGATTTTGTTAAAACATCTACAGGTTTTGGAACTGGTGGAGCAACTTTTGAAGATATCGCATTAATGAAAGAGATTGTAGGAGATAAAGCTGAATTAAAAGCTGCAGGAGGAGTTAGAGATTTAGCTACTGCAGAAAAATATATATCTTTAGGTGTAACAAGATTAGGAACAAGTTCAGGAGTTGAATTGGTAACTACTGGAACAGCGGACCCAAATAAATACTAA
- a CDS encoding thymidine phosphorylase, with protein sequence MRAVDIIQKKRDNIELTSEEMSFLLGEYLQNRVPDYQMSSFLMAVYFNGMSKDELKVFTELMMNSGEVIKFDGIEKFLIDKHSTGGVGDKTTIALAGLFAAFNIGTAKLSGRGLGHTGGTIDKFEAIPGFVFPETRDELVKMVNKVGTGIMGYSDTIVPLDKKLYSLRDVTATVSSIPLIASSIMSKKLAVYADGIILDVKVGSGAFMKNLKTAEELAKTMIDIGDSFDRKVVTLLTDMDQPLGYAVGNANEIIEAIETLKGRGPKDFTELVETIVATALQIKGDVKTLEEGKEKVAEVINNGSAIQHLKDFIEAAGGNPELVDDYTLLPRFKSEYEFKAKKSGWISKIEAEEIGKAAMVLGAGRATKDDVIDHSVGVLLTKKVGDYVEAGEILAFVQHNDKNLESSIKFLEGAYTIVDEKVEKNKVILEILSNIGL encoded by the coding sequence ATGAGAGCAGTAGATATTATTCAAAAAAAGAGAGACAATATTGAATTAACATCTGAAGAGATGAGTTTTTTACTGGGAGAATATTTACAAAATAGAGTTCCAGATTATCAAATGTCTTCATTTTTAATGGCAGTTTATTTCAATGGAATGTCAAAAGATGAACTGAAAGTATTTACAGAGCTTATGATGAACAGCGGTGAAGTTATAAAATTTGATGGAATAGAAAAATTTTTAATAGATAAACACTCGACTGGAGGAGTTGGAGATAAAACAACTATAGCGTTGGCAGGATTATTTGCAGCTTTTAATATTGGAACTGCTAAATTATCAGGAAGAGGATTAGGACACACAGGTGGAACAATAGATAAATTTGAAGCTATTCCTGGATTCGTTTTTCCTGAAACAAGAGATGAACTTGTAAAAATGGTAAATAAAGTTGGAACAGGTATTATGGGATATTCAGATACAATTGTTCCTTTAGATAAAAAATTATATTCCCTTAGAGATGTTACAGCAACAGTATCTAGTATACCTTTAATTGCTAGTTCTATAATGAGTAAAAAATTAGCTGTTTATGCAGATGGAATTATATTAGATGTTAAAGTTGGTTCAGGAGCTTTTATGAAAAATTTAAAAACTGCTGAAGAATTAGCTAAAACTATGATAGATATAGGAGATTCTTTTGATAGAAAAGTAGTAACTCTTTTAACAGATATGGATCAACCTTTAGGATACGCAGTTGGGAATGCAAATGAAATTATAGAAGCCATTGAAACTTTAAAAGGTAGAGGACCTAAAGATTTTACAGAGTTAGTTGAAACTATTGTTGCGACAGCTTTACAAATAAAAGGAGATGTAAAAACTTTAGAAGAAGGAAAGGAAAAAGTTGCAGAAGTTATAAATAACGGATCAGCAATTCAACACTTAAAAGATTTTATAGAAGCTGCAGGAGGAAATCCAGAGTTAGTTGATGACTATACATTACTTCCAAGATTTAAATCAGAGTATGAATTTAAAGCTAAAAAATCTGGATGGATTTCTAAAATAGAAGCTGAAGAAATTGGAAAAGCTGCAATGGTATTAGGAGCTGGAAGAGCTACTAAAGATGATGTTATTGATCATTCAGTTGGAGTTTTATTGACTAAAAAAGTTGGAGATTATGTTGAAGCAGGAGAGATATTAGCTTTTGTTCAGCACAACGATAAAAATTTAGAATCTTCTATTAAATTTTTAGAAGGAGCTTATACAATAGTAGATGAAAAAGTAGAAAAAAATAAAGTTATTCTAGAAATTTTATCTAATATTGGGTTATAA